From Cecembia calidifontis, one genomic window encodes:
- a CDS encoding cysteine peptidase family C39 domain-containing protein yields MKTIFPFYKQPDFKDCGPTCLRIIAKHCGKLISLKEIREISETTREGSSLLKLSDAAEAMGFKTIGAKLNFNKLREAPLPVIVHWNKQHFVVVYKIRKDTVYISDPAYGLIKYSKEEFISRWIGNNADEHTKEGITLLLEPTPTFRKMKWEDKEKRSLSFLFKYLFNYKNLIAQLAIGLLVGSLLQLIFPFLIQSIVDVGIQNQDINFIYLVLFAQIMLFLGRMSVEVLRSWILLHLTTRINISLVSDFFIKLMNLPISYFDTRMTGDIMQRIGDHRSGPSRACGLVSLVFKSLAYFGTELKILYQGYEGEACRQPCYSKVQPSDN; encoded by the coding sequence TTGAAAACCATCTTCCCTTTTTACAAACAACCCGACTTTAAAGACTGTGGTCCTACCTGTTTGCGCATCATAGCCAAGCACTGTGGCAAGTTGATATCGTTAAAAGAAATCAGAGAAATATCCGAAACTACGAGGGAAGGAAGTAGTCTATTGAAACTCAGTGATGCAGCAGAGGCTATGGGATTTAAGACCATAGGGGCAAAACTGAATTTTAATAAACTTAGAGAAGCCCCCCTTCCAGTTATTGTCCATTGGAACAAACAGCACTTTGTAGTGGTGTATAAAATCAGAAAAGATACTGTCTATATCTCAGATCCAGCTTATGGTCTGATCAAGTATTCTAAAGAAGAATTTATTTCACGATGGATCGGCAACAATGCCGATGAGCATACCAAAGAGGGAATCACTCTTTTGCTGGAACCTACCCCTACCTTCAGGAAAATGAAATGGGAGGATAAAGAGAAGCGTTCTTTAAGTTTCCTGTTCAAATACCTCTTCAACTATAAAAACCTGATTGCCCAGCTGGCCATCGGATTGCTGGTAGGCAGTCTCTTGCAGTTGATTTTTCCTTTCCTGATCCAGAGCATTGTGGATGTGGGGATCCAGAACCAGGACATCAACTTTATCTATCTGGTGCTTTTTGCCCAGATCATGCTCTTTCTGGGTAGGATGAGCGTGGAAGTGCTTCGCAGCTGGATATTGTTGCACCTGACCACAAGGATTAATATTTCACTTGTTTCGGATTTTTTTATCAAATTGATGAACCTGCCCATTTCCTATTTCGATACCCGCATGACTGGGGATATCATGCAACGTATCGGTGACCACCGCTCCGGGCCATCCCGAGCATGTGGCTTGGTATCATTGGTATTTAAGTCTTTGGCCTATTTTGGAACGGAGTTGAAAATCCTTTACCAGGGGTACGAAGGCGAAGCCTGCAGGCAGCCATGTTATTCAAAGGTACAACCTTCGGACAACTGA
- a CDS encoding 6-bladed beta-propeller, producing the protein MEKTRISILIFLGFLLIACKELEITDLWTVEVPNKTNQGIELRSISDSITEITLENHEDALITNVKEVVRIDSYFVVITFDHRILIFEHSGKFFKVLGRQGDGPGEYRFVSAFGVDEDLRKFYIVSSRKVLVYNFEFELVDKFTLDFFISNLSFDKDKIYVISYEYEIPVDGGFATETSMYILDKNFNGLDSIPIRRVVRKDKQAGWLGYSKFISTNGFDDFIYAPVATNERFLRDTVFQLETDRIIPYAKLRFAEPHLDERGIKRYMIANIFLTANYLGSHYYKDGNDIYFFIYNRKTSKAYNFKGGPLDDEGDTVVLNLLDAKSDTFYYVKTDGFSNTSKEEQNPVIGIVMLK; encoded by the coding sequence ATGGAAAAAACAAGGATAAGCATATTGATTTTTCTGGGGTTTTTACTGATTGCTTGTAAGGAACTTGAGATTACAGATTTATGGACTGTGGAGGTGCCTAATAAAACTAACCAAGGGATAGAATTACGTTCAATTTCAGATTCAATCACTGAAATTACTCTTGAAAATCATGAAGATGCATTGATAACCAATGTCAAAGAGGTGGTCAGAATCGATTCATACTTTGTTGTTATAACATTTGATCATCGAATATTAATTTTTGAGCATAGTGGGAAGTTTTTTAAAGTTTTGGGGAGACAAGGTGATGGGCCCGGTGAGTACCGATTTGTATCTGCTTTCGGTGTAGACGAGGATTTAAGGAAATTCTACATTGTTTCCTCGAGGAAGGTTCTCGTTTACAATTTCGAATTTGAATTGGTGGATAAATTTACCTTGGACTTTTTTATCAGTAATTTATCTTTTGACAAAGACAAGATTTATGTCATTTCTTACGAATATGAAATACCCGTGGATGGAGGGTTTGCCACTGAAACCTCGATGTATATTCTGGATAAAAACTTTAACGGTTTAGATTCCATTCCTATTAGAAGAGTCGTGAGAAAAGACAAGCAAGCAGGTTGGTTGGGCTATTCTAAATTCATCAGTACTAATGGATTCGATGATTTTATTTATGCACCTGTGGCTACAAATGAGCGCTTTTTACGCGATACTGTTTTTCAATTAGAAACAGATAGAATCATTCCTTATGCTAAATTACGTTTCGCGGAACCCCATTTGGATGAAAGGGGAATCAAAAGATATATGATTGCCAATATTTTTCTGACGGCCAACTATTTGGGTTCGCACTATTATAAGGATGGAAATGATATTTATTTTTTTATCTATAACAGAAAAACTTCAAAAGCTTATAATTTCAAAGGGGGACCACTTGATGATGAAGGCGATACCGTAGTTCTTAATTTATTGGATGCCAAAAGTGATACATTCTATTATGTCAAAACTGATGGATTTTCAAATACATCGAAGGAAGAACAAAACCCCGTTATCGGGATTGTAATGCTGAAATGA
- a CDS encoding DsbA family protein: MTATYRRIAAIWVKGENAKYHVLKVCNPYCGPCANSHPILEELFASGNINLQVVFHPGGGDAIKYKTISHIMAVAAQANQEEIIQALDDWYLPERKEYETFAAKYPMNGELKAQESCIKDMLNWCELENISYTPTIFINGYELPKAYSIEDLKYILI, from the coding sequence ATTACAGCTACTTACAGGCGGATAGCTGCAATCTGGGTTAAAGGGGAAAATGCCAAATATCATGTACTCAAAGTATGCAACCCATACTGTGGGCCATGTGCTAATTCACATCCTATTTTGGAAGAATTGTTTGCTTCAGGAAACATAAACCTGCAGGTTGTATTTCATCCCGGAGGAGGAGATGCCATTAAGTATAAAACAATCAGTCATATTATGGCTGTAGCTGCTCAGGCCAATCAGGAGGAAATCATACAGGCACTTGACGATTGGTACCTGCCAGAGAGGAAGGAGTATGAAACCTTTGCAGCCAAATACCCTATGAACGGGGAACTGAAAGCTCAGGAATCCTGCATAAAAGACATGTTGAATTGGTGTGAACTGGAAAATATCAGCTACACACCAACCATCTTTATCAATGGATATGAATTACCTAAGGCTTACAGTATAGAAGACCTAAAATATATTTTGATATAA
- a CDS encoding IS1634 family transposase: MYFKFSLRKHPDSGRLSGYYRLVESYRNADNRVCHRTILNIGFMEDAAPEQLNKIQKHLTEKYEHKASFFDLEEDPIVRRYVEDFWSRIVSSKKLDIKSEQQLSRMVDMDTIQHSNAREIGAENIAFQTWEKLQLTPLLLSAGFSAEDASLAATQVVSRAVYPASELKTVRWIKENSAVCELTGYDMDKITKDKLYKSALELYKVKDSLEKHLSKRTNELFDLQDKIILYDLTNTYFEGEKPNSKLAQYGRSKEKRKDAKLVVLALVVNVEGFIKYSSILEGNIADCNTLAAMIEKLSVHTCTGPAVVVLDAGIATEENLHLIQSKGYSYLCVSRTKLKDYSYVPDRLTTLLETKSKQNIRLRAVSTEKNTDYYLEVKSPSKEKKEEGMKLQFEQRFEQELQKIQHALNSKGGVKKTDKVHQRIGRAKEKYPSVQYYYEITVESDPKTEQATAMSWKKNPEREQAKADNLGIYFLRTNLNVQEEYIIWNIYNTIREIENAFRTLKTDLDLRPIYHKNDDATMAHLHLGILAYWIVNTVRYQLKQKGIKSCWGEIVRIGNTQKAITTSGKNTYDKVITTRKCTVPNKNLKEIYDILQTKYQPFTKRKSVVHKLELKKTEIPRLQLLTGG; the protein is encoded by the coding sequence ATGTATTTCAAGTTCTCTTTACGTAAACATCCCGATTCGGGAAGACTCAGCGGATACTACCGGCTGGTGGAAAGTTACCGTAATGCTGACAACAGGGTGTGTCATCGCACTATCCTGAATATAGGTTTCATGGAGGATGCTGCGCCCGAGCAGCTCAACAAAATACAGAAACACCTTACTGAGAAGTATGAGCACAAGGCTTCTTTTTTTGACCTGGAGGAAGATCCAATCGTCAGACGCTATGTTGAAGACTTCTGGAGTCGGATCGTATCTTCCAAGAAGCTGGATATCAAGTCGGAACAGCAGCTGTCACGGATGGTGGATATGGATACCATCCAGCACAGTAATGCCAGAGAAATAGGAGCAGAGAATATTGCTTTCCAGACATGGGAGAAGCTGCAGCTTACACCTTTATTACTTTCGGCGGGATTCAGCGCCGAAGATGCAAGTCTTGCAGCCACACAGGTTGTATCCCGTGCGGTATACCCCGCTTCCGAACTCAAAACTGTCCGTTGGATAAAGGAAAACTCGGCAGTCTGTGAGCTTACGGGCTATGATATGGATAAAATAACCAAGGACAAGCTGTACAAAAGTGCGCTTGAGCTATACAAAGTCAAAGATTCACTCGAAAAGCACCTTTCCAAACGTACCAATGAACTCTTTGATCTACAGGATAAGATCATCCTTTATGATCTGACCAACACCTACTTTGAGGGAGAAAAACCGAACAGTAAGCTGGCACAATACGGGAGGAGCAAGGAAAAAAGAAAAGACGCAAAACTTGTTGTGCTGGCACTGGTAGTGAATGTGGAAGGGTTTATCAAGTACTCCTCTATCCTGGAAGGAAACATAGCAGACTGCAACACACTTGCTGCAATGATTGAAAAGCTTTCCGTCCACACCTGTACAGGACCTGCGGTAGTGGTACTCGATGCAGGCATAGCCACCGAAGAAAACCTGCATCTTATCCAGAGCAAAGGATACAGCTACCTCTGTGTAAGCAGGACAAAACTCAAGGATTATAGCTATGTGCCCGACAGGCTTACAACTCTGCTGGAAACAAAATCAAAGCAGAACATCAGACTCAGAGCCGTGTCCACAGAAAAAAACACAGACTATTATTTGGAAGTCAAAAGCCCTTCCAAAGAGAAGAAAGAGGAAGGCATGAAGCTACAGTTCGAACAAAGGTTTGAACAGGAACTGCAAAAAATACAGCATGCCCTCAACAGCAAGGGAGGAGTGAAAAAAACCGATAAAGTCCACCAGCGCATCGGGAGGGCCAAAGAAAAGTATCCATCAGTCCAGTATTATTATGAGATCACTGTTGAAAGTGACCCTAAAACAGAACAGGCGACAGCAATGTCATGGAAGAAAAACCCGGAACGGGAGCAGGCAAAAGCTGATAATCTGGGCATCTATTTTTTACGGACAAACCTGAACGTGCAGGAGGAGTACATCATCTGGAATATCTATAACACTATCAGGGAAATAGAGAATGCCTTCCGTACACTAAAAACCGATCTGGATCTTAGACCGATTTACCATAAAAACGATGATGCCACCATGGCACATCTACATCTGGGAATCCTTGCATATTGGATAGTCAATACAGTGAGGTACCAGCTCAAGCAGAAGGGAATAAAAAGCTGCTGGGGTGAAATAGTGAGAATAGGAAACACACAAAAGGCCATCACTACTTCAGGGAAAAACACCTATGATAAAGTCATTACCACACGCAAGTGTACAGTTCCAAACAAAAACCTAAAAGAAATCTACGACATCCTTCAGACCAAATACCAACCGTTTACAAAAAGAAAATCCGTAGTACACAAACTTGAACTCAAAAAAACAGAAATACCCAGATTACAGCTACTTACAGGCGGATAG
- a CDS encoding vitamin K epoxide reductase family protein, translating into MENSYLILKKVLLLLDVPFTKEYLKDQVASHPEQESLLTISDTLNHYKVDSLGLNLSVEKLDQIPLPCIIQIQENGHPYFSILTKAEIDSVDYLDEKGKIKNTSKEEFAKNWTGVTLLLEKSDKSGEPGFKARQQDAFVFRFLLFSLVLISLIGLLGFSQPIFVNQTHALIIMSLLLLKAIGLFISSVLLWSEVDKDNKAIKDYCTGGKNTDCNSVISSFSLPGGISLSIIAFAYFFSGVLFVLLSSFSGSGLHLLGYLTLSGVFISPISIYYQWAKIRKWCVLCLWISTVLLAEILLSQIFLVNSGSIQFQELTMFSFLFLGTVVAWLSLRPYLLTNKELQKQKSKLARFLSNTEIFEHFLSGSRSISNNPEGLGIMLNPDCSF; encoded by the coding sequence ATGGAAAATTCTTATTTGATTTTAAAGAAAGTCCTACTTCTTCTGGATGTTCCTTTTACAAAAGAATACTTGAAAGATCAGGTAGCATCCCATCCCGAGCAGGAATCTTTGCTTACTATTTCAGATACCTTGAATCATTATAAGGTGGACAGCCTTGGACTTAACCTTTCTGTAGAAAAGCTGGATCAAATTCCGCTTCCCTGTATTATACAGATTCAAGAAAATGGACATCCTTATTTTAGCATTCTCACTAAAGCGGAAATAGATTCTGTTGATTACCTGGATGAAAAGGGGAAAATCAAAAACACTTCAAAAGAGGAATTTGCCAAAAACTGGACAGGTGTAACTCTACTTTTGGAGAAGTCTGATAAATCAGGTGAACCTGGATTTAAGGCGAGACAGCAGGATGCTTTCGTCTTCCGGTTTCTGCTTTTTTCCTTAGTACTCATAAGCCTGATTGGGTTACTTGGTTTTTCTCAGCCTATTTTCGTAAATCAAACCCATGCACTTATAATTATGTCACTATTGCTTCTGAAAGCCATTGGATTGTTCATTTCCTCGGTTTTGCTTTGGTCAGAAGTTGATAAGGACAATAAGGCCATAAAAGATTATTGCACAGGAGGCAAAAATACAGACTGTAATTCAGTCATTTCTTCCTTTTCTTTGCCGGGAGGAATAAGCTTAAGCATTATAGCCTTTGCCTATTTCTTTTCAGGTGTTCTCTTTGTGCTTTTGTCTTCTTTCTCCGGATCAGGATTGCATTTACTTGGCTATTTGACTCTGTCCGGAGTATTTATAAGTCCCATATCCATCTATTACCAATGGGCAAAAATAAGGAAATGGTGTGTGTTGTGCCTTTGGATTTCGACAGTACTGCTCGCAGAAATATTGCTTAGTCAGATTTTTTTGGTAAACTCCGGCTCCATACAATTTCAGGAATTGACAATGTTTTCCTTCCTATTTTTAGGGACAGTAGTGGCTTGGCTGAGTCTCAGGCCCTATTTACTGACCAATAAGGAACTTCAAAAGCAAAAAAGTAAGCTTGCCAGATTTCTTTCCAACACAGAAATCTTTGAACATTTTTTATCGGGTTCAAGAAGTATTTCCAATAATCCAGAAGGATTGGGAATAATGCTTAACCCAGATTGCAGCTTTTAG
- a CDS encoding IS4 family transposase: MKDFLRDRFFSFEVLVLFILSKSNKGLNICLEEFFGESSLSPTKSAFTQARKKLCYTVFKKLNGLICSLFYQHAKFKKWKGHRVLSVDGSTLELPDHPSMSEKFSYHGFGPNADAGHYMSRISYLYDVYNGLVLDAGMESYTTSEATLCHAHLGHIKEGDLLVCDRYYASLRLFFELKGKGADFLFRMKDNWWKCVEDFSRSSSSDAEYTLILPPKYRWLLEKYPSLSQTMTVRLIKKKNKKGKISIYATSLLDRKKYTASSLINLYKQRWGIEEAYKLIKSRLEVSDFSGKTAWAVQQDFYAKTLIISLCNILCYDVEPKTKTGRTSKSARTLIINKTYALSKTKSLILKIRDLIGELEQIIQKYVKKIASKIEYSKRNQVFKRKFRAKLKYSMNYKSI, encoded by the coding sequence GTGAAAGATTTTCTTCGTGACCGTTTCTTTTCCTTTGAAGTTCTTGTGCTTTTTATTTTGTCAAAGAGCAACAAAGGACTTAATATCTGCCTTGAAGAGTTTTTTGGGGAATCTTCCTTATCGCCCACTAAAAGTGCATTTACCCAGGCCAGGAAAAAACTGTGCTATACAGTTTTTAAAAAGCTTAACGGTTTGATCTGCAGTCTTTTTTACCAACATGCAAAGTTCAAGAAATGGAAGGGGCATAGGGTGCTTTCTGTTGATGGTTCAACACTTGAACTCCCGGATCATCCCTCCATGTCAGAGAAGTTCAGCTATCATGGTTTTGGGCCCAATGCGGATGCGGGACATTACATGAGCAGGATATCTTACCTGTATGATGTTTACAACGGCCTTGTACTGGATGCCGGTATGGAAAGCTACACCACTTCGGAAGCCACCCTATGTCATGCCCATCTTGGACATATTAAAGAAGGGGATCTTCTTGTGTGCGACAGGTATTATGCATCACTGAGACTTTTTTTCGAATTGAAAGGAAAAGGGGCCGACTTTCTTTTCAGGATGAAAGACAATTGGTGGAAATGTGTCGAAGATTTTTCCCGAAGTAGTTCCTCTGATGCGGAATATACATTAATACTCCCTCCAAAATACAGATGGCTGCTTGAAAAGTATCCCTCGTTATCCCAAACCATGACCGTAAGACTGATCAAGAAAAAGAATAAGAAGGGTAAGATTTCAATATATGCGACTTCGCTGTTGGACAGGAAAAAATATACAGCCTCCTCTCTAATAAACCTGTACAAACAGAGATGGGGAATAGAAGAAGCATATAAACTGATCAAATCAAGACTTGAAGTATCTGATTTTTCCGGCAAAACAGCATGGGCGGTCCAGCAGGACTTCTATGCTAAGACCCTGATCATATCACTCTGCAATATTCTTTGCTATGATGTGGAGCCAAAAACCAAAACAGGACGGACATCAAAGTCAGCAAGGACCTTGATAATCAATAAAACTTATGCATTGTCAAAAACAAAATCCCTGATTCTTAAAATCAGAGATTTAATTGGTGAATTGGAGCAGATTATCCAGAAATATGTAAAGAAAATCGCTTCCAAAATAGAATATTCAAAAAGAAACCAGGTATTCAAGCGGAAATTCAGAGCTAAACTGAAATACTCAATGAATTACAAATCTATTTAA
- a CDS encoding ATP-binding protein gives MVKKRYIWPLLQEYLSLFPAVGLIGPRQVGKTTLVKNLLLEKESIYLDLEKASDKAKLANAELFLKTHQNKTVILDEIQMMPELFTELRSLIDEKREAGRFILLGSASPDLIRKSADSLAGRIAYLELTPFHLGEVEADEIDKLWIRGGFPLSYLANSERGSRLWRENFIKTYIERDLGLLGLNTDPFLVERFWRMLAHAQGGLLVSENFARALGISRPTVNRYLEFLHGSFMVRLLQPYFPNVKKRLVASPKVYIRDSGLLHTLTGIDSYEDLINQLLVGNSWEGFVIEQICNVLGDPYEYYFYRTHQGAECDLLLVKSGKVKHAIEIKNTLSPKISKGFRISMQDTRAEKGAIICRITDSYPLEENIEAMGLWNFLENKKPTFSK, from the coding sequence ATGGTAAAAAAGAGATATATTTGGCCTTTATTACAAGAATACCTCAGCCTATTCCCTGCTGTTGGGCTAATAGGACCACGACAGGTAGGTAAAACTACTTTGGTCAAAAATCTTTTATTGGAAAAAGAATCCATCTATCTGGACCTTGAAAAAGCCAGCGATAAGGCCAAATTAGCCAATGCAGAGCTATTCCTGAAAACCCATCAAAACAAAACAGTCATCCTGGATGAAATTCAGATGATGCCGGAATTATTCACTGAACTCCGTAGCCTCATTGACGAAAAGAGGGAAGCAGGTAGATTTATTCTCTTGGGATCAGCATCACCTGACCTGATCCGAAAATCAGCCGACTCTTTGGCAGGCAGGATTGCTTACCTAGAACTCACCCCCTTTCATTTGGGAGAAGTTGAGGCAGATGAAATAGATAAACTTTGGATCAGGGGAGGATTTCCCCTTTCCTATCTGGCCAATTCGGAAAGAGGAAGCAGACTTTGGAGAGAGAATTTTATCAAAACATATATCGAAAGGGATTTAGGGCTTTTAGGCTTAAATACCGACCCCTTTCTGGTGGAACGCTTTTGGCGCATGCTGGCCCATGCACAGGGAGGGTTACTGGTTTCTGAAAATTTCGCCAGAGCCTTGGGAATCTCCCGGCCCACAGTGAATAGGTACCTGGAATTTCTTCATGGCTCCTTTATGGTCCGCCTTCTTCAACCCTATTTTCCAAACGTGAAGAAACGTTTGGTAGCATCTCCAAAGGTCTATATCAGAGACTCCGGCCTTTTACATACTCTAACAGGCATTGATTCTTACGAGGATTTGATCAACCAATTACTGGTCGGGAATTCATGGGAAGGCTTTGTGATTGAACAGATCTGTAATGTACTCGGGGATCCCTATGAATATTATTTCTACCGAACCCACCAGGGCGCAGAATGCGACTTGCTACTCGTAAAATCAGGAAAGGTCAAACATGCCATTGAAATCAAAAACACCCTTTCCCCAAAAATCAGTAAAGGTTTCCGCATCAGCATGCAAGATACCAGGGCAGAAAAGGGGGCCATTATCTGTCGCATCACAGATTCCTATCCTTTGGAAGAAAATATTGAGGCTATGGGACTTTGGAATTTTCTTGAAAACAAGAAACCCACATTTTCTAAATAA
- a CDS encoding DUF4221 family protein encodes MKNYLLLAFSLLLFSCREKDSEKQADFSNITFQIDTVIVDPGNEIINLRYGLWNSVMNNSHSKLFLFDNQAYTLDIIDLDQLILERKVKFEKEGPNGVGSFVSWMGLWDDNRILLASFEGMGLFDLDANKLKTYKLEKDKFEGDSLLDGENFYRKSILAENGDVIYGLLGNWADEIESFAKIDFKNGLIKKLELPGRSELPDYSVMLRTDNMVSIMASDKSVKKFEKKLILSSSAYSTLFIIDMEKDSAYMVDYTPVLTSKAKKGGYPSEVDSEKRFKEVMEDIYAEINFQAPIWDAKNRRFYRFSYETIPTGNTDGPLFEDPEKKPIAKIYISIFDENFNLLGESLVSQIQGIPNTPFVKDGLIWSYVNVDDELGFVRMEIQN; translated from the coding sequence ATGAAAAATTATCTTTTATTGGCATTCAGCCTATTGTTGTTTTCCTGCCGAGAAAAAGACAGTGAAAAACAGGCGGACTTCTCTAATATCACTTTCCAAATAGACACGGTAATTGTAGATCCAGGAAATGAAATCATCAATCTGAGATATGGCCTTTGGAATAGTGTCATGAACAACAGTCACTCAAAACTTTTTCTTTTCGATAATCAGGCTTACACTTTGGATATAATTGATTTGGATCAATTGATCCTGGAAAGGAAAGTTAAGTTTGAGAAAGAAGGTCCTAATGGTGTGGGCTCCTTTGTGAGTTGGATGGGGCTATGGGATGACAACAGAATTCTATTGGCCAGCTTTGAGGGCATGGGCCTATTTGACCTAGATGCGAACAAACTGAAGACCTATAAATTAGAAAAAGATAAATTTGAAGGAGACAGTCTTTTGGATGGGGAAAACTTTTATCGCAAATCCATCTTAGCTGAAAATGGTGATGTCATTTATGGCTTATTGGGAAATTGGGCTGATGAAATTGAGTCTTTTGCCAAGATTGATTTTAAAAATGGCCTTATAAAAAAGTTGGAACTCCCTGGAAGGTCGGAGCTTCCAGACTATTCTGTGATGCTAAGAACGGACAATATGGTTTCCATAATGGCTTCTGATAAAAGTGTTAAAAAGTTTGAGAAGAAGCTGATACTCTCTAGTTCTGCCTACAGCACACTTTTCATTATTGACATGGAAAAGGACAGCGCTTACATGGTAGATTACACACCTGTACTAACTTCCAAAGCCAAAAAAGGAGGTTACCCCTCAGAAGTAGATTCTGAAAAACGTTTTAAAGAGGTCATGGAAGATATCTATGCTGAAATCAACTTTCAGGCACCCATCTGGGATGCCAAAAACAGAAGGTTTTACAGATTTTCTTATGAAACCATCCCTACTGGTAATACAGATGGTCCTTTGTTTGAAGACCCTGAAAAAAAACCTATTGCCAAAATTTACATCAGTATTTTCGATGAAAATTTTAATCTTTTAGGAGAATCCTTAGTCTCCCAAATCCAGGGAATCCCAAATACCCCATTTGTCAAAGATGGCCTGATATGGTCTTATGTCAACGTTGATGATGAATTGGGTTTTGTGAGAATGGAAATCCAAAACTGA
- a CDS encoding LytR/AlgR family response regulator transcription factor: MKILLIEDEKPAASRLQKLISELLPEAQILSPLDSIQTAVDWFMQHQAPDLIFCDIQLADGLSFEIFEKVKVSSPIIFTTAYDQYAIKAFKLNSIDYLLKPIDPKELETSIQKFKRLQIKPMVDIQQLQELLQPKPKEYKSRFMVKIGEKILAIQASEASFFVSEERVTFLQTMAGKRFILDYTLDQLEALLDPKQFFRLSRKYIAAIESIAEIHTYSNSRLKIRLKDCSDNDILVSREKVMAMKEWLDGK; encoded by the coding sequence ATGAAAATTTTACTCATAGAAGATGAAAAACCTGCCGCCTCCAGGCTGCAAAAACTGATCTCCGAACTATTGCCGGAAGCGCAAATACTTTCCCCTTTGGACAGTATACAGACAGCTGTTGACTGGTTTATGCAGCACCAGGCCCCTGACCTGATTTTTTGTGATATTCAATTGGCAGATGGCTTGAGCTTCGAAATTTTTGAAAAGGTCAAAGTCAGTTCCCCGATCATATTCACCACTGCCTATGACCAATATGCCATCAAAGCATTCAAACTCAATTCCATTGATTACCTTCTAAAGCCAATCGACCCCAAAGAGCTTGAAACCTCCATACAAAAGTTCAAGAGACTTCAAATCAAACCCATGGTAGATATCCAACAGCTTCAGGAGCTTCTGCAGCCCAAGCCAAAGGAATACAAAAGCCGGTTTATGGTGAAGATCGGTGAAAAAATTCTGGCCATACAAGCTTCTGAGGCATCCTTCTTTGTGAGTGAGGAGCGGGTCACCTTTTTACAGACTATGGCCGGCAAACGCTTCATCTTGGACTATACCTTGGATCAATTGGAAGCATTGCTGGATCCAAAGCAGTTTTTCAGACTCAGCAGAAAATACATCGCTGCCATTGAGTCCATTGCTGAGATCCATACCTATTCCAACAGCAGATTGAAAATCAGGCTTAAAGATTGTTCCGATAATGATATCCTTGTAAGTAGGGAGAAAGTGATGGCAATGAAGGAATGGTTGGACGGAAAATAA